The stretch of DNA TTCAAAGTTTACTAAAGCTTTCACAGGACCATCCCAATATGGAAAGGCAGAAACACTCCTATTTCTTAACGCCTGCATGATTGATGGtaacagcactttaaaaaagATGTCACTACCCAACTGCTGCTGTATTCCAACAAAAGGAAGGAACCTGGCTGGGAACAGCTGAAAGTTAATGTACTAGGGGTTGCAGGCAAAAAACAGAGACTGAGCAAAgagcaaacatttcttttttttttttttgtcatcttcaaCTTTATGTACTTCTAAGACTTATGTTTGTGCCGTGACTACTAAAATAGTTAAGATGAATTAAGAttaagaaaagttaattttgttcttAAGGCTtacaattaataattaaaaatacaaaaaaaaaaagtccctaaCCAAGTTCTCCTACATATGGAACTTGAAcgtggatttttttcctcccactttaACAAGGGGAGAAGGGTTAGTTTTAAAAACCTTTACTAGACCAAGCAATGGGATTAAGATTTTTGTAAAAGATAGGACTGACTCAATCTCCAAAAAAGGGCTACCGCTCATTACAGTGACACTCACAGGCATAGGTGTGGCTGAACACACGTGGATCTCAGTTGCTCGACTTTCCCTCATGCTCCTGTTACCAATCCACAACCCACTACAGCCAGGGCCAAGGGCTGGATTTCCAGTCAACTTCCGAACTCTGAAACTCCATCATCCAACTAAGTGGCACACTGCTGGTGTAAAGGGACAGTCCTTCCCTCACCTCTCCCCAGAGCAAAGAGGTGTCGGGAAAGGAGCGGGGAGGCTTGCCACTAgcgcagggagcaggaggagtcTTCATCTCCAGCAGGTCTCCAGCAAAagagctgggaggcagcaaCACCCTCCACAAGGTAAACCTGCCTAAGGCAAACGGCCAAGAGACTAGGTAAAGGCTGGTACACGAAAGTGCTCTCCAAATACTTTCCTCGTGGAACACAGGCATTCAAACAAttctaatgaaaaatactgtaatggAGGGAGGCATTTCTTTTGATGGTAACCTCTACATTTTTCAAGAAAGGAGATGAGACTCACTCATACATTTTACAACTACAGATAAAGATGCAAACAGATGAGGCCAGATCTCATCTGAGTACCTATTTCCTCTAGGAAATGTTTCctatgtgaaatatttctcaCCGTGTTTCTCAGAACTCAGTAAGCATGCAACAGTGCTTACTTAGAAATTACTTCCACAGTTTTACTGAAACACCTACCAGGctgtaaaagcacagaaattcgGCTCATTCAGATATCGTATGATCAGATCTCAAAGATCTCTTACAAAGTGGTTAGGATACTTCTGTGTTACTACATCCATTCTAATCTTGCCTAGTTAAGAAGTCTTTCTAGAGAGCTCGTTTTATTACTGAAGTCAGTATGAGAGATAATGTGTCTCTTCACTTCTGGTTGTTCCTTCTCCAAGTTATATCTGCATCTGGTTTGTCAAAAAAATCTACTAAGAAGTGGACAAGACAAAGTTTTAATCAAATGTAAGCAGTAACAACAGGTTTTATTCAAAACTTCCAGTAAAGAGGACCCACTAAGATTTGGGATAAAGGTACTTAAAGTACTACAGCTTATGTGAATATAaaagatcaaagaaaaaaataaaccaagcagtaaaaaaaataaaaattaaaaatatatatttttaaaaagtttgaaatagaCCCACACAGGGCTTTTGAAGTCCTCCAAACAATTAACAATTACTATGTTTGGCAAAAAAAGATTCTCTTACAAAATTAAAAGCCTACTTCTGTTACATACACTGTATAAAACTGCTCAATAGTTAAAGAGCACGCTGTACAATTATGTCTTGAAATACATAGAGCTGCAGCCTTCAAACTGCAGGAATTAGTCATTTTGTCCTCTTCACAGGTAAAAGAATTAACCAGCTGCACAActgttttggggaaaaggaagaggcaaAAATAGTCAGAATTAACAAGACAAAGCcactataaaaatgaaacacacagcaaaaactCAGACCTCAGCTTAAACTAACAAGCTATGTTTACAATATATTCTACATTTCAGTTGTCATTTCCCTTCCCACTCCCACCTCCCCCCATTCAAATATTCCTAACTCCTTTATGGTCTAAGTCTAATTAATTTCTAAACTTTCAAATACACCGTACATACATTTAGCAAAAACATACCTAACGTTCTTACAGCAGTATGGTCAGGACACAATTTCCAAGATTATTACACAGTTATTGAGGTTAAGCCATATaaccttttttgtcttttaaagagAAGAGCAACTATCAGCTTCGACAAATGGTTTTAGAATGGACTGCAGAAATCCTGCAAAAGGCAGACTTCAACATTGGCTCTTAGCCCCAgaggacacagaaaaaaaaaaagtgagcaatggacataagaaagaaaaaatctcagagTGCCAACTACAGGATGATCCTTCAGGAACTCGCTCCGACAGATTGTGGTTTGGGCTTGGTTGTCCCCCTTATGCTAAGCCCTACAAATCAACTTTGCAATAGAATATTACAACGTAAACTAAAATTCTTGACACCAACAGTATGTCAAAGggttgttgtgttgttttttttttctgaatccaACAGTTGGTCACAGAAGTCAAGTATTTTCATGGCTCTTATTCAGCTGTTGCCAGTtcggggggcagagggggaagTGTGTGTCTGACTCATACGTCCTTCAAGTACATGCAAGGCTCAATTGTTTCCAAAATGCAGGAGCTTGGGACCTTTAAGACACCGAAGAAATAGGATTATGAGGAGAGCCCATCTGAGTAAGTACTTTATCCAGCCACTGAAGGGGACCATGAAGGTGTATCTCTATCCAGCATGGAGTGCTCGTTACATCTTGACGATGATAttcagctccccagccctggaAACAGAATGATAagtggggaaagaagaaaaatcaccttATTTTATAATAACGAATGTATGAGAAGCACATGTGAATCGTTTTCTTCCTTACTGAAATAATCTAGCTTTCAACAGTGATTATCAGCAGGATGACATTCATTTATCACATTTCAACAAACaaatctgaagtaaaaaaaaaaaattggaagtgTCATTTTGTGATCTCTTGGAATGAGACTCTAAGTTCTCAAAGACATAACTACTGGCAACGCAAAGTTTCCTCACACCTCACCACCAGTTACATGATGTCCCACCCataaactttctgaaaagagGGATAATCAAGTCTCCCGCACCAAGTTCAAAAATAGAACAGAACTGGGAAAAATGCTGACAAACAGATCAACGAATTAAAAAATGAGCTCATAGACTGACATGATGGAATTGGAAGTGAGGCATCTGTCTGACAACAACCAAAGCATGTTTTGCAGGACGGACAGGACAAACAGAGTGATAGATCAGAAACATTACTCTCAGGAGAAAGAAGGTATGATCACTGTCCAGCGGGCTACTTCCAAGTTAAGACAAGTGCCAATAGGTCTTCTTTCAGCTCATATCCAATCTAGTAACTGTTATTACCAAGGATATAAACAGATACTTAAACAgcattcaaaatcattttgtaaGAGAACTGTTTTTGGTGGGCGTCTGTAGACAACACAATGACGCTGCTCTGCATTAACCCCTAATGAAGGAATTAGTCAGCTCCCAacactggcagcagcagctccaaacACCGTGCAGTGCAACATCCAATATACAGGAGGTCCTGTGCATCTGTTCAGACAGCACTGCTGTACAACTCTACAGGATGTGGAGCTATAAACATCCTACTCCATTTTAGCAGTCCCTACCCTAACACATCTGAGAAGTTCCATCCTCCTCTGATGTGTGACcagcccttttctttttttttttaaaatcagtacaCATGTTGATATTCATAGCTACATAACAAATCTTGACTTTACATGTCCCCTTAGAATAGAAAGGTACATGTATTATTCCAAATAGTTACTGTGTCTCCTGATTTGCTAGCTGCTGATCAGGACAGATTTAGAAGATTATGCTATCTGCATTCCCACAACCACTACAATGACTTACACGGCTGTCCCAGCTCCCATCTCCAAAAATGCCAGCCAGGAACAGAAGCATGAAGTTCAGCTGAACAGCTTTGAGAACAGGAGTTGGCACAGACCATAGCAGTGTAATTTAAAGGGGTAAAAGCTGATGCTATGTAATGAATTGGTGGCTTTTACATTTTTAGGCCAAGTAATTGACCACTCAACTCTCTTCTCAAAGCTTACTTGTATTGTACCACGCCATATCCCcccaaaattaaaaagacaagcCCCATAAATCTAGagtaattatgaaaataattatacacacacacacaatctaTATACACATTAAATAGAAGTATTCAATTGAATCATTATGTTTAAGAGAGGCATTTCAATGAAACTGGAGTAGTTAACAGACACGATAGCAACGCTTCAGAAAGCAACTacagagaaagctgaagaaagacCATCTGCAAGTCACCTCAGCTTTCAAAGTCTATGCATCAGGAGATGGATTTTGGTCTGTGGACAACTTTGTATCATTCAGATCTGTCTTACACTTCCAGAACACTATTCTATAAACATTTAAACTCAGAAATTATTAACAGGTTGATGGAGGGAGGCGATTGACAATTCAGAATCaccacattaagaaaaaaaatatttattttgcttacagAATAACCTCAAGCAAATTTTCACATACCTTTACAAAACTCATACGGAGAGTGCACATCTTAGTAAGCTCATACACTGTCTCAAAGCCATGGTTCACTGACTGTGCCAAAAGTTGAGCAAACTCTTGATTATTGAAAATCTTCAAACTGCAGCCACTAGGTATTTTGCACACTGTGGTTGGATGGAAACCATGATGGTAGTTGCAGTTCCGACTTTGCACAAAAATACTGCTGTCACTGAGGCATTCGGCATACACTTCTCCACCAACATAATAGAGATGAACACCTGGAAGGAGAATGTTGACATTAAGAGGTTAGATGAATTCACACCACGCATCTGTTTTTCACGGTATGTCTCCATATGTTTCTGCTTAAAGAGATTAACACTTACTGCATATCAGACCATACTCTgccttaaaactttttttttttaatgctccaTCAGTACATGATTTGAAAGGAGGGTGTGTATATAGGTATGCATATGCAAGAATAATCAgtaattgctgtattttaatgtgCTGTATATTCAACAACAATAAACCAGCAAGTACTGCAGTAATTTTGATGCTGTAAATTGGATGGCTTGGCCAGCTGAACTTTGTTCTCATTATATTTATGTGAAACAGTAACTGGAAATGCAGGGGGGGGAGAGCAGATACTAAAACAGCCTCAAACTGGATTCTCTCAAAAAAGTCCTGAATGCTATTTTTGTTAGCATGAGGCTTTTTTCAGCTCACTTTAATGCCTTCTTtccagaaaactggaaaaagaaaatgtcccTTATATTCCTCATGTGTCTGTCAAATGAGGGTGCATATCAACTTCCCAGTCCTCACTGCTATTTCCCACTCCTTCACCCATCACTGGTGGCAGCAATGCCCAAACACGTGACATACAGGGAACCTCTGTGGAAATGTGCTTGGGAGAACTCAATTCCAAAGGCTTTGAGAAACCAAGAAAATTTGCCTTTAGTGTTTAGAAATGGATTATTTGCTGCTCAAACCTTTCACCTCTCACAATGTTACGAGTCAAAGAAGCAAACACACAGACTttaaaaactaaactgaaatCCAATCAGAATGCCTTGACTGTGCTCTGTCACGTAAGATTTCGCTGTTGTCtatgtgtgtacgtgtgtgGGAACACATATAACACCATCTGATCAGCAAAACAGTTTACGGCTGCTTTCAAGTTTAGGATTTACTCATTTTTCCTCAAAGACTAACAGTTCTACATCATCaataattatatacatacactTATTCAACAGCTTCCCTGTCTTTTCTGCTCTACTTTGGCACACATACAGTTAAGTGCTTCAGCAGAAGGCTGCTTGCAGCTGGGTtacttttaaagggaaaatgaatgAGGTGTTAAATAAATATCCTCATACTTGGTAAGATGGATGGGGcggaaaagaagggagaagtgTTAGGACTTGAGTGGCGCAGCACAGGTGGGGTGTACTGCTGAGAGCTGCACAAGTCCTCCCGTAGAGGAAAGTTTTCCAGGCTAAGGGCAAAAACTTGATGACCTTCAGTTCCTTCAGTTTCAATTCTTTACTCCTCTAAGGAAGAAGATACTTCATTAATTGATGCTTATTCCACATAACCAACCACAGGTTGGGCATGCTCAACCCCCAGCTGTCTCTGAAAATTTGCTAATAATGTAAGCTCCTGAAAACTTTGTCTGGCAGGAATACACCATTGCAGGGCCAATGTCAGATTTGAATCTCATCTGCATTATGGGCAAGTTCTCAGAAAAGAGGACTGTATTAAGACAGACACAAACCagaagcttttctcttttgcaggaCACTGTCACAGCCACAGAAGAGAACAAGattcccactgaaaaaaaatcactggcttctttaaaaatgcatttggaaaacTATTTTAGCAAGTTGTCCTTCTAAAAACATGCTAGGATAGCTAATTTATGTTGGAACTAAAGGCAGCTAAAAATTTTGTGCTAAGAACTATCATTTGGATTTCCATATGCACCAATAATCAAGATAAATCAAgatacttcattaaaaaaaatgccttaagCTCTTGCTCTAATTAAAGTTGTGATAGGCTTTGGGCAATAAAGAATTGATTAGGGATAAAGATTTCCTGTAATTACACAAAAGGTAAGAACAATACCGTGCTTATAAGACCTGGccagaaaattatatatttacCAATATTCTAACAAGCACTTATCCCACATACTGAGAAGAGCAGCTTGCTCTTGAAGCAAGTGGCCCAGGCTGTCAATCCTAGTGGAAATATCCCTGCGAAAGAAACTCCCCAAAAAGGATGCAAACATCTAAAACTCACCTTTGCCAATGTGTCGCCTCGTGTTCTCAATGGTGGAATTGCGGTTAACAttggagagcagccccaggcaaaacctgtttttgttgtttgaaggATCAGTGAAGCCATCCACCAGGATGCTGGTGGAAGAAGCATGGAATGCCTCCCCAACGCGGTTATTCAGCTCGTAATAGACAATGGAGCACCAGTGCTTTGGCTCTTCGTAAGCGACTGCCTGAACATCTGTAAAGCAACCACGCAAATGTTACAGTCTAGTGGCACTGGAATACAGGCCTGAGATTTAAAGATTCATAAAACTGCAGATTTTGGCTGAAGATCACTGAAAGATGATCTGGATAAGCAGCTGCAGTTAAAGAAAGGCTCTTCtgtcttcagttatttttgaaCTTTTCATTACCACAAACACACAATAGAATAATTTCACCTCAACTTCACTTGCATGAGACTCACAAGTGGAAAAGGCTGGCACTAGATATCCACAGAAAAGTGCAGGAAGCTCCCAAGAACATACCAAGCAGTGCCCCAATAACCCTGCTGCATTTTCTACATAATGCTAAGGTGCAGGCCCggaaagcagagaaacactTTTGCAATCATACATCTCAACCCTGAACAAGAGCCTAACACACAGAATCCTAATAATTATGCTGGActaaagagaagatgaaatcaAGGTAGGTATTATTTAATGGGAACCTTTTATTCATCAAGTGCTAGCAAATAAAAAACTTGCAACTGTTCCCCAACAAAAGAATTACTTCTGGAGTAACAGCAAGGACTTCTCAGGACTTGTTTTTGCAGACTCTGGTAGCAACAAGCTCCTCCTCAGCAGCTCCTAAGCAAAGCTGGGAACTGTGCAGAATGCCGATAGGAAATCCATGGTTTGCAACGTCTATCTGACAAGCTCTAGGAACACATGGTAGTCTTGAGGTAACACTTGTGACTCTACACTGGGAAAAGTTTCTTCAGAAGATCTTTACCAAAGGGAGTTTCACAGTGGGTGTCCAACAACAGCACAGGCTTCTTCAGATGTCTCCACCCAGTACGCATTCTTTCAAGTGCCAAATACAGCTACAAATTATTAAACTGCCTCCAAATAAAAGGAGGCTAGTGAAGGGATGTGGTTGCTTTATGTGGTTTCTTTTAGATGAAGGAGACTATTTCCCTCCTCAGCCTAGCGCAGTTGGACTTGCTGCTAAGATACCAGCTTTGCAGATTAAAGCTCTAACTACAGGCCAAAGTGCTAACATGAAAATAAGACTGGTGTTACAGGAAAACTTGTTTCTCTGGCCAGAGGATTCCTTCTCCCAACCCCAAGTCTTAACTGAAATCAGCCAACTAAGACCAATTAATATTTTCCCTCATATTCCTGTTCATACTTCCCTTTGTTCATACCACTATGATTTTTCTGACATGcgaaatgaaacaaaaaaaagttcctcCCCAAACAAACATTATATAACAGATACAAAAGGTGGCAAACAGTAGAAAGCAGGGTAACATCCTACATCATTGTGCAAAACTTCTGAGCACGATGTCTACTGCTGACTAATACCTTACTTAAAACAGTGGCAAAAAGGAGCTGGTCTTTCCTGATACCCTTGTTACTTTCTGTCCTCTCATGtcattgttaaaaaataaaataagaaaaatcagtcATTAATTATTAGTAAGAGGTTACTACACTTTGAATTCACATGAAGATGCCAGCAATTATCAAAGCTGCAGCTTTACCCCAGTTCTCAAAAGTCAGGAAGAAATCTTGCCAGCTGGCCATTCTTCCAGAATGAATCATATCTCTCTCACACAGATTTCATACTAACTTCCTTACATTTGCTTTAAGTCATGCAGAGCAGGTGCGCTTAGTCTCTCTATTCCCAGCATGGGCCAACAATGGAAATTACCCAACTTCATTGACAGGATGCAGCTTGTTAAGTCAAATCTCCTAAGACTAACAAATCACTGCGAAGAACATGCTTCTAAGAGCTTGCAAGAGAAGTGCTGCGGTAAGTTTACTAtaaaaactgttctttaaaaagtctGATGCAGGTTGTAAAAGTAGTGAAATTAcagcatacacacacacaaataacaAACACAGGAAGGCATACcgagtttttgttgttttcttattttctttaaaactgaaggGGCAGAGGTGAGACTCCACTGTACTAAACTATTAGgagggaaaaatactttttattttggaatggTTGCACGTTacaagggaagaagaaaaatgcaaaacctcTTCTTACTAATGGAAGAACTCTATGGTACACATGTATTTTAAGAGGGGCAAACATGCAAAAAGTCTGCAGTCAGGCATAAACATTGCAAATTTACTTTGGGCCTTCAACAGCAGCAAGATACACACACGCAGTGTATCGTATCAGTGAAAACTGGAAATGCTACACAGATGGGGTTTATCACATGCAAGATTCATTCCACACAGAGAGTAAATAGGTTACCAGGGAACCtatccaaattattttaagagagTAAATATACTTCCTGAAACCAGACATTAAGCTTAgcaacaaaacaagtaaaaactCAAACAATAGTTAAATTGTTCATACGCTTGTGATCTTTATAATCATTCTGGCACAGCATTCAGCTTGCTGCTCTTTCTTGGCATGGTCAGTAACTGTGTAAGCTTATGTGTTCTCTAAAGGGGCTATTTCTCACAATGTGACGAATGCACTAAATCCTTTACTCAGCAGTCACGGCTGGCTGCaaaggctttaaaaagcaatgtgTAAAAAGATGTCTGTGTCATAGTACATAAAGCAATAGgatatatactttttttaaattatagatTTCAAAGTCTGTAGCAATGCCAGCTCTGGCAGACAGCTCTGAGTTTTGAACCATGTGCTGCCATTGCCAGACTCAAAGATAGAATAAAAATGGGGAGAGGATggaacaacacacacacaatggaacaacacacacacacacacacacacacacacacacagaagtaaaaataaagaaagctttttttttttttaaacccaggAGAAGGGTTAACTATTTGAAGCAGAGCATATTCTCTAAGGACGTTAATTTAAGAActgaattcaaaacaaaaacataatgaGAACAGACATTTTATGACATGTACTgtctcagaggaaaaaacagagatACTCCAGTTGCCTGTGAAAAACGTCTGTGGGCATTTACATAATTGACAGTATTACCCATCCTCTGATCAAGCCTTTGTTTGGAGAACTATGCTTGACTATAGCTACTGTTATCCACAATTCAGTAAGCGCTGTATAGTGTTAACTGTACTGTTCcaataaattaatgtatttaagAGATACAGAGATTCCTTTCCTTGCACATATATAATTTCAGCACTGCACGTAGAAATGTGCTGCATTGTAAGAATTGTCGCTGTTCAGGGATTATAATTTCCAgacacaaaatatataaaaattactttggtCATGACTTGTTTGGGAGTCAGAAAGTAATAAAGCCCacatactttcatttttaatgagttatgttcttgttataaataaatatttactttttaaaaatcatctccagatttattatttttccctgttgctgTAAGACATAAAaagttgtttgtgtttttgtcctcttttctACAGCTAAAAATTTCCataaacaacacacacacaatatgAAAAGTCAATTATTAACAGCATCCAAGAAGTTCTGAAGTACTTCACTGTTAagaggcaaagcagaaaatgagaaggaagtATTTTTACCTCCTCTGTGTATGTCAGGATGGATTGCAGGTGCCATCATGTTGGTATCCATTGGCTGGGAGGTATCGTGTGTCATCTGATCTTCCGGAGGCAGGTAAGCAGGAGGGGGAGTATCAGCTAAGTatagaaaaagcagagataCACAAAccctttcctctctttaaagtatatatatacacatacccACATAAACAGTTTCGGCCTGGAAATGCTTCCAGCCTGACTCAGCTATAAACTTTCACCCACCAGAAATCTGAGAAAGCAATCATGGACCTTGattcaggaaagcaaagaattaCTGTGCATATTAAGCACAACAGTTATAAAAACAAGTCACTCCCTGCCCCCCACCAAGCCACAAAAGAAAGCTTAGCTACGTTGCCAGTCCACATCTTCTGCAAGTTGGAAGTGCCATATAGACATTAACACACAGAGCTCTCAGGATCAGACCCAAAGTAAATATTGAATATGGTAAATATGAACAGAAGTTGGAGCAGAAAGCTTTCAGttccagcttttctgtttccagcatGATTCCACCAGCAAAGTATGCAAACACCCCTGATACATCCACGACTTCATTATTACTATTGCAAAGTAATGCTTTACAATCTAGCTCCATTTCCCTAGAGAGGAAACAGTAGAAAGTATTGAGGAACCCAAATTTTACATAATAACTTTTGGGTCTGGAATTTACTTGTGTCTCCTACTGGCTGCACTGGCCAGTTCAGAATTGAATCACTAGCATAAAAACCATCTCGTGAACTCTGACCGTACTCACTAAAACACTGCCACTGCACTGCTCGAAGTGCCCTAACCAGGTACTTGTGCTACTCTCCAGCTACCTATAGTGCTTCCCAAAGGGCTTCTCAGAAGCTGCAGGAAGCCGCTGATAGCACCACCTCCCAGTACACCACAGAACCCTCTCTTCCACATGAGTTGCACAGAGCTACATGCAAAAGAGTTTAGAAACCCTTGTCCAATTTCTGCAAGCTTTTGTTGCAAAAGCTGGGGTTAGATCACCACTGTTCTACCTCTGGTGAACACGGCTGCTGCTCGTCCCACGTTTACTCCATTGCTGAGAGCACTGACTGCAAACTACAACAGTAGTTTGGGGCCTTCAAAACCCTAAAAACCAAATCAGTATCAAGAAAAGGCAGGAGAACCGTACCACTGATTTGTAactatttctctcttttttaacaCAAGCTAATGAAATTTATTCACTGCTTGTTACTTAGGAGATATTCTCCTGTGAGCTTTATGTCTAGCACTGGCAGGTACACTGCTAATTCCCTTA from Cygnus olor isolate bCygOlo1 chromosome 4, bCygOlo1.pri.v2, whole genome shotgun sequence encodes:
- the SMAD1 gene encoding mothers against decapentaplegic homolog 1; amino-acid sequence: MNVTSLFSFTSPAVKRLLGWKQGDEEEKWAEKAVDALVKKLKKKKGAMEELEKALSCPGQPSNCVTIPRSLDGRLQVSHRKGLPHVIYCRVWRWPDLQSHHELKPLECCEFPFGSKQKEVCINPYHYKRVESPVLPPVLVPRHSEYNPQHSLLAQFRNLGQNEPHMPHNATFPDSFQQPNSHPFPHSPNSSYPNSPGSSSSTYPHSPASSDPGSPFQMPADTPPPAYLPPEDQMTHDTSQPMDTNMMAPAIHPDIHRGDVQAVAYEEPKHWCSIVYYELNNRVGEAFHASSTSILVDGFTDPSNNKNRFCLGLLSNVNRNSTIENTRRHIGKGVHLYYVGGEVYAECLSDSSIFVQSRNCNYHHGFHPTTVCKIPSGCSLKIFNNQEFAQLLAQSVNHGFETVYELTKMCTLRMSFVKGWGAEYHRQDVTSTPCWIEIHLHGPLQWLDKVLTQMGSPHNPISSVS